In Halichondria panicea chromosome 17, odHalPani1.1, whole genome shotgun sequence, a single window of DNA contains:
- the LOC135351707 gene encoding lipase maturation factor 1-like — protein sequence MLKSCGQFSKDSPYPHGPAEGCEEMSSSVRRRAVAASRKPAEDEVREKEAPVEQHLEMDAGTYWLTRIVFTRSIGFVYLVAFLVPLNQNKELIGANGLLPIPVFYSRIKTALEVPANSTVTMDAFLKGPSLFWWISEHYVDLTLDLVAYLGISLSAILLFLGSGNVLIFVVLRVLYHSLVFVGQI from the exons CCTGCTGAGGGTTGTGAAGAGATGTCTTCCTCTGTGCGAAGACGAGCTGTTGCTGCTAGTAGAAAGCCTGCTGAAGATGAAGTGAGAGAGAAAGAGGCTCCAGTGGAGCAGCATCTTGAGATGGATGCTGGGACCTACTGGCTTACCAGGATCGTGTTTACTCGATCCATTGGCTTTGTCTATT tgGTAGCATTCCTGGTGCCACTGAACCAGAACAAGGAACTTATCGGTGCCAACGGTCTACTCCCCATTCCAGTGTTCTATTCCAGAATCAAAACGGCTCTGGAA GTGCCCGCTAACTCGACTGTTACCATGGATGCATTCTTGAAAGGGCCCAGTTTGTTTTGGTGGATCTCTGAACACTATGTTGACCTCACTCTAGACTTGGTGGCTTACCTCGGAATATCACTCTCGGCCATCTTATTGTTTCTGGGATCAGGAAATGTGCTCATCTTTGTTGTGTTGAGAGTTTTGTACCACTCTCTTGTATTCGTGGGGCAGATCTGA